In the Nitrospirota bacterium genome, one interval contains:
- a CDS encoding metallophosphoesterase family protein has translation MPVSVIGLISDTHGLMRPEAVRALQGVELVVHAGDVGTLQVLDVLKNIAPVVAVRGNTDRDCWARELPLTEVVEIGAASLYVLHNIHELDLDPAASGLSAVIYGHSHQPAVEKRKGVLYVNPGSAGPRRFHLPVSVALLRIKGTSVVAEIVELRV, from the coding sequence ATTCCCGTAAGCGTCATCGGCCTCATCTCCGATACTCACGGGCTCATGCGCCCCGAGGCGGTCAGGGCGCTGCAGGGCGTTGAGCTGGTCGTCCATGCCGGCGATGTGGGGACCCTGCAGGTGCTCGACGTCTTGAAGAACATCGCGCCGGTAGTCGCTGTGCGGGGGAACACCGACCGGGACTGCTGGGCGCGGGAGCTTCCCCTCACCGAGGTCGTCGAGATCGGCGCGGCCTCCCTGTATGTGCTCCACAATATCCACGAGCTCGACCTCGACCCCGCAGCTTCAGGCCTCAGTGCCGTTATCTACGGCCACTCTCACCAGCCCGCTGTCGAAAAGCGAAAAGGCGTGCTCTACGTGAACCCCGGCAGCGCAGGGCCGCGCCGCTTTCATCTGCCGGTCAGCGTCGCCCTGCTGCGCATCAAGGGAACGTCGGTTGTTGCGGAGATAGTAGAGCTGAGAGTATAG